Within the Bacteroidia bacterium genome, the region ATGCCATCAAAAACCATCACCTGGCACAGGCTTTTCTCTTTTGCGGTCCGCGCGGAGTAGGCAAAACAACTTGTGCAAGGATTCTGGCAAAGACCATTAACTGCTTTTCACCCACGCCCGCCACGGAGGCCTGTAATCAATGTGAGAGCTGTAAAAGTTTTAACAGCGGCCAGTCGCTGAACGTGTATGAACTTGACGCCGCCTCAAATAATTCGGTGGACGATATCCGTGCGCTGATCGAGCAGGTGCGTTTTGCTCCGCAGCTCGGACAATACAAAGTGTATATCATTGACGAGGTACATATGCTGAGTGCCGCGGCCTTCAACGCTTTTCTTAAAACGCTGGAGGAACCTCCGAAACATGCAATTTTCATTCTTGCCACCACGGAAAAACACAAGATCATTCCGACCATTTTATCCCGCTGTCAGATTTTTGATTTTTCCCGCATCCGCATTGAAGACATCGCTAATCATTTGTTATTTGTTGCAAAATCGGAGGGTATAGAAGCCGATCCGGAAGCGCTGCATCTCATTGCACAGAAGGCCGATGGCGCCCTCAGAGACGCGCTTTCCATCTTTGACCAGCTGGTCTCATTCGCAGGTCAGAAAATTACTTATCAGGATGTACTGAACAACCTGAACATCCTTGATTATGATTATTATTTCAGCATTGTCCAGCACCTGCTGGAAGGTAACATTCCCAAAACGCTTCTGCTCTTCGATGATATCCTCCAGAAGGGATTCGACGGTCATCATTTCGTAAGCGGACTGGCCGGACATTTTCGCAATTTGATGGTATGCAAGGACTCCTCCACGCTGCAGCTGCTGGAAGTGGGTACGCAAACAAAAGACAAATACCGCCAGCAATGCACGGTAACGTCTGTACCATTCATAATGAAAGCCCTGGACGCACTCTCCAGAACAGACGTGGGATATAAGACGGCGCGGAATCCCCGTTTGCTGGTGGAGTTGACGCTCATGCAGATTGCATC harbors:
- a CDS encoding DNA polymerase III subunit gamma/tau — its product is MSDFIVSARKYRPATFDTVVGQGSITSTLKNAIKNHHLAQAFLFCGPRGVGKTTCARILAKTINCFSPTPATEACNQCESCKSFNSGQSLNVYELDAASNNSVDDIRALIEQVRFAPQLGQYKVYIIDEVHMLSAAAFNAFLKTLEEPPKHAIFILATTEKHKIIPTILSRCQIFDFSRIRIEDIANHLLFVAKSEGIEADPEALHLIAQKADGALRDALSIFDQLVSFAGQKITYQDVLNNLNILDYDYYFSIVQHLLEGNIPKTLLLFDDILQKGFDGHHFVSGLAGHFRNLMVCKDSSTLQLLEVGTQTKDKYRQQCTVTSVPFIMKALDALSRTDVGYKTARNPRLLVELTLMQIASINQVAAAPEKKKPELKEEKSGEQGSGAEHQGKKNEVSAGSLHETQAITASESSGSKEEKQPAAKNTFKSSAFSLHSLMGEKKKEEQKIRPEEVLVQMTEPVTQEQLEEKWAYYADLMKQNNKINLFSTLTNRKPVLREDMGIAFDIDNKVQEEEMLNEKPEILAFLRKELKNSGLHLILNITRNEADKRPYTPSEKFKRMAEKNPLLHRLKQEFDLDIEY